In Phoenix dactylifera cultivar Barhee BC4 chromosome 1, palm_55x_up_171113_PBpolish2nd_filt_p, whole genome shotgun sequence, the genomic stretch CACTAGTTGGCGAGCGGGCTAAGATCCGAGTACACCAAGCCAAAAAATTTCTCTTCTCGGCGCTGTTTTTTGGTTTGATTTTGGTCGGCTGGCCATCGCCGACTGCCCTCCATCTCATGTCTCCAGTGCCTACTATAAACTCAAGTTGACTCTTGAAAAGAGGCCGTAAACTGCCATAGTGTTCGGGCTGCTTACTAGACTGATCACCTTGGCCCTATTAAGTGCCCCTAGAACCCACTGATGATGAATCATGTCAAATGATCTTTGCCCTGATCGAATCCATacctcataatttattgattaagTTGCTTAGACCTGACCTGTCTGAAGCCGCTAAACACTATCACCCAACCAcctgtcttctttttttattttattaattcgattaaaatcatcaaatagaaattaattatacttttaatattttaaataggtttagTTGTTGCCTAGCGAAGTTTGACAATCCAAGACAAGATGTAAGTAACTCTGGCACTTCTTATTAGTTTTCaaatttttgcttattttttgatattataaaaatataaaaataatattaaatattgatgatattatattttcttaaaatcaaTGATCGAGCATATGATATTATGAAACTCTTGATTTATTGTGAAATAATGGTTCCATGATCATTTTACCATTAAGCACTATTTATGAACTAGGAACTCTATATTTATGAAATTTGTATTTtgttatgaaaagaataatttcaTAATTATTCTACTATTAAAGGTTTAATTATAGACTACAGACTCTTTATAGTCTTTTAGCGATTTATTCATGtatgatttaaaaaaatattacttaagaaaatttgttttaaaaaatgaCTATGGGCTCTAAAATAGCCATAGCCATGTACGGCCTTCTGCCGGTGGGTTATAATAGCTTAGCATACGACCCTCGCCGACGGGTTATAGTAACTTGGCATACGGCTCTCGTcggcgggttatagtagcttaaCATACGACCCTCGCCGGCGGATTATAGTAGCTTGGCATACAGCCCTTGCCGGCGGGTTATAGTAGTTTAACATACGACCCTTGCCGGCGGATTATAGTAGCTTGGCATACAGCCCTTGCtggcgggttatagtagcttatCATATAGACTTCGCCAatgggttatagtagcttggcaTATGGCCTTGGTTGGCGGGTTATAATAGTTTGGCATACGACCCTCGCTAGCAGATTATAGTAGCTTGGCATACGACCCTGTCAGCAGGTTATAGTAGTTGGCATGATATTGATTATGACCCTATTATGGTTATAAGATGACCTTAGTATTTAGTCCAAAAgaattattataaattatgATATTGCAAAATCACAAATGATTTATGACTTTGTAAAATTAGCACGATTTATGATTTTGTTTATGCACATGGAATCATGTTTATGAAATATGGATGATTTGTTCATGCATGATTTGATTTATAATTTGTTTTGATATATTGTACTATGAAATACTTTATTTTTGCAAGaactgttatttttcttaaatgatgcattgacaTGAAAAATCTTATGCTTGATCCGGTAAGGTAGTGAAAGGTTTACTTACTGGGTTTGTCGCTCATAtacttctattttttatttttctctttccaGATGAATAAGGTCAATAGGAATAAAGGATGGTCCAGACTTGGAGTTCATGCTAGCAAGCTTGACGATTTTATAGTAGAATTGTAGTATTTTAATTAACCATGAATTTGTAGTTAatgattttttgaatattaagaATTATGGGTTTATTATTTATGTCTGGATAAGGGCTCAGTGGTGTAGTTATGTCTATAAAGTTTCGGTTATGTATTCAAGAATATTTAAATGTCAGATTTAGATGCCCTTTACCTGCTTCTTTTTGTTTAGTAAATAAAATTAGACTAATTTTATCGTgctatataaatttttattgtGAGCTTCGTGTTACTGTGGGCAATATCCTACGGTAGCACGACTAATGCTTCGGACCTTGGGCGTGACATGAGGTACATGGAGTTTAACATAATTTAGCAATCTCAAAATGATAGGCTTATGTTATGGGACAGCAGCATGGTATTTCGTAGGGTCTGGAAAATGGATACCCAATGAAATTATaggggaaaggaagaaaaagattaGCAGGTGAAGGAGAGTGTATTCCAGAATCCACAACAAAGCTTAAATTTAAGGCtcctaaattatatttttactaTAAAATCAAAGAAAGCCTAATTTTAACCCTTGATCAACTAGAAGCAACCTTGAAAGCTACTTGTCTTGCGCTATCCCTTAAATTTCGATTTACTTTCCACAAAACCAACATCCAGAGAAATTGCTAAAATTTTGAAGCAATATCAGCTCAAGCACTCTTGgctttacaaaagaagtcaaacACAAGACATCCATAAAGAGCCCCTCATGATGCAGAAAATATATATAACAAAGTAAGTGGAACTATGATGCATAAACTATACATGCCCTTGTTTTTTGTTCTTTAATCGAAAAGGACCCTGTAAATTTAACTATACATGGCCTTAGGAAGCCAAAATTGTTAATGACTGGCATCAATAGGAGTTTTTCAGAGGCTCCGAGGATCTAGAAAAGCTACTGCAGGCTGCTGCTCTGGCACTGTCTTCAGCACCCTTATAAGCTCCATCAGCATCCATGAGATTTTGATACTCAACCCTAATTTCCTTGAGCAAAGCCACCACATCTCTCATGGAGGGACGCTCCTTCGGCACTGCATTCACACAAAGGAGACCCACACCAAGCACTTGAACCATTTCCTGTACAATCAAATCTGTTTGATTCCTTAACCCCTCATCAAGTAAGTCAGCAGCCTTAGCAGTAGGTCTTCTCAACTCCCTCCGGACCCATTCGGCGATGTGGTATCCTCCTGGAATCCTATCATCAGCTGGTTGCATCCCAGTTAAGATCTCCAAGAGAACAACGCCATAGCTATAAACATCACTCTTCTCTGTGATCTTTATACTGTAACTGTATTCTATAcaccaaaaaacaaaacaaacaaacaaaaaaactagTGATAGTCTGAATACATGATGAGAGATGATAAGCTGCTGGAATTTAGACATATAGAAGAAGTTTCAGGAAGTTAGAATCGTTTGCTTACCGGGAGCAATGTAACCACAAGAACCAAGGACCATGCTACAAGGTCTTCTGTAACCTGAATCATCCATGAGCTTTGCAAGTCCGAAATCTGCAAGATAGGCTTCAAACTGTGGACCAATTAATATGTTGTTGGCCTTGATATCCCTGTGGATGATCGGAGGATTGCAGTCATGGTGGAGATAGGCCAAGCCCTCAGCTGCACCTAGTGCAATCTTATACCTGGAATCCCACTCTAGAATGACCTTACTGCTTCTATGAAGCAAGTTATCCAAACTTCCATTGCTGATATAGTCAAATAAGAGCAATTGAGGACTTCCATTTCTCTTAGAGCAGCAGCCCAGAAGCCTTACTATGTTCTTATGTCTGATGGACCCAAGAGTCTTCACTTCCGCAGTGAAAGGATCCCTTCCTGGGAACTCCCCAATCCTTTCTGGCCATAGTTTCTTCACAGCAACCATAAGCCCAGTTCTGGTCTCAACCCTATAGACCGCACCAGAAGAACCGTTTCCAATGATGTTAGAATCCGATAACCCCTTTACAACATCATCTATAGAGAAATCCAACTTCTGAAAGGGTGTAAAGTGCCATTCTTGCATTTCCTCGTCTTTCTTCAAATTATTTGCGGCCGGCTTCTGAGCCCTTAGCATCAGCAACGTTCCCAATATCATTACAACAACAGTCAAAGCAAGACCAATAACGAGGAGAAGGATGACCCTCCTTGAAGGATGACTTCTTTGGTATCTATGAAAACAGTCGTTATGGACTGTACATAACTGTTGATTACCAGAAAAAAATGTCATTGGAAGCTGTCGGAAGAACAGAGTATCAGGGAGATAGCCCGAGAAATTATTGTATGAAACGTCGAGAAAAACCAAATTTCCAAGGTCAGCCAATATGGCTAATGATCCTGTCAGCATGTTATGCGAAAGATCTAGGCTGGCCAGCTTTGAAAGATTTGAAACTCCTTGAGGAATAGGGCCTGAGACATAGTTCCAACTCAAATTCAGCACTATATCAAGTCCCTGCAACCGACCAATCTCGTCAGGGATTGGGCCAGAGAGTCTGTTGCTGCTTATATCCAAGGACTGCAAATCCTTGCAAAGACCCAAGGACTTGGGTATCAAACCAGTGATGCAGTTCCCATTTAATGCAAGCTTACTTAGAAATCTGAGCTTACTCAACAACTCAGGAACTGCTCCTGAGATTCTATTCCGTGAAAGGTCTAGGACATTGAGAAGCTGAAGAGATTCGAAGGAACTAGGAATCATGCCTTGGAGCCTGTTCTCGTGCAAATCAACCATTTCAAGCTGGATGCAGTTGCCGAGTTCAGGCGGGACTTCACCAGAGAGCTGGTTTTCAGACAACTCGAGGAAGCTCAGACTGTGCAGGAGCCCGATTTCCGGTGGTATTCTGCCTGAAAACCGATTGAATCCAAGCCGGAGCCGGGTCAAGCTGGTGCAGTTGCCAATGTGTGATGGGAGATCACCAGAAAGCCCATTAGAGATCAGCATGAGTTCGCTCAAGCTTTTGATGCTGAATAGAGAATCTGGTAGCGAACCAGAGAGGAGGTTATACGAAAGATCCATGGATTGGAGATTTTTGCAGTAGCCTATCTCAAAAGGTATGCTCCCACGTATCTGATTCTGCCATGCAAAGAACTGACTCAGCTCCGTCAGCTGCCCGATACCAGCCGGGATTTCACCTGAGAGCCTATTGTTATCCAATTCTAGCTGCTTCAGACTGGAAAGATTTCCAATGAAAGGTGGAATCTTGCCGGAGATATTGTTGTAAGACAGTAGGAACACCTCTAGTGACA encodes the following:
- the LOC103713757 gene encoding receptor-like protein kinase 2 codes for the protein MPTYPILLGITLLSISSFLLPTSGLNHEGLALLSWLSTFNSSPSSSLFSTWNQIHQTPCRWAFITCSRSGLVSEINIKSINLPTTFPTQLLLLNSLTTVVLYDTNITGEIPAMVSNLTSLVTLDLSYNHLNGSIPPEIGKLLKLRSLYLNSNSLKGRIPPEISNCSQLRRLELVDNQLTGTIPAELGKLSLLETFRAGGNAGLFGEIPVNISQCQGLVFLGLADTAVSGHIPSSFGELKNLRTLSIYTANLSGTIPPQIANCSALENIFLYQNQLTGEIPAELGLLRNLKRVLLWKNSFNGNIPGSLGNCSGLTVMDFSLNSLTGEIPASFSNLLSLEVFLLSYNNISGKIPPFIGNLSSLKQLELDNNRLSGEIPAGIGQLTELSQFFAWQNQIRGSIPFEIGYCKNLQSMDLSYNLLSGSLPDSLFSIKSLSELMLISNGLSGDLPSHIGNCTSLTRLRLGFNRFSGRIPPEIGLLHSLSFLELSENQLSGEVPPELGNCIQLEMVDLHENRLQGMIPSSFESLQLLNVLDLSRNRISGAVPELLSKLRFLSKLALNGNCITGLIPKSLGLCKDLQSLDISSNRLSGPIPDEIGRLQGLDIVLNLSWNYVSGPIPQGVSNLSKLASLDLSHNMLTGSLAILADLGNLVFLDVSYNNFSGYLPDTLFFRQLPMTFFSGNQQLCTVHNDCFHRYQRSHPSRRVILLLVIGLALTVVVMILGTLLMLRAQKPAANNLKKDEEMQEWHFTPFQKLDFSIDDVVKGLSDSNIIGNGSSGAVYRVETRTGLMVAVKKLWPERIGEFPGRDPFTAEVKTLGSIRHKNIVRLLGCCSKRNGSPQLLLFDYISNGSLDNLLHRSSKVILEWDSRYKIALGAAEGLAYLHHDCNPPIIHRDIKANNILIGPQFEAYLADFGLAKLMDDSGYRRPCSMVLGSCGYIAPEYSYSIKITEKSDVYSYGVVLLEILTGMQPADDRIPGGYHIAEWVRRELRRPTAKAADLLDEGLRNQTDLIVQEMVQVLGVGLLCVNAVPKERPSMRDVVALLKEIRVEYQNLMDADGAYKGAEDSARAAACSSFSRSSEPLKNSY